A single window of uncultured Pseudodesulfovibrio sp. DNA harbors:
- a CDS encoding phosphotransferase — MIERLTLWGLTPGRHIPDIELPGSPQRCMGRAPVEDDSGRVWVLEHLHPTQFDRRERIGRALSFLEDTGFPVPAYLPDLNGHFVAEHGNDHYQLSPFIPGTPLPQPEFIEDKERGHNLGAVLAALHNAGTNIREFDTEPPFVLEDYVNDLMAKVAPRQPIIHDALLPVLDSLAPLFEAWDDLPKALCHGDFHPLNTIWRDQSVAAVIDWEFIGIRPALFDVANCLGCVGIEDPLALVRGLTPALLSTLQDTGCLEKTNFALLPELLIGMRFAWMSEWLRRHDTEMIDIEISYIRLLTNSIDSLLPAWKNILGQP; from the coding sequence AGCCCCCAGCGGTGCATGGGGCGTGCTCCAGTTGAAGACGATTCTGGACGGGTGTGGGTGTTGGAGCATCTTCATCCAACCCAATTTGACCGCCGTGAACGAATCGGCCGAGCCCTGTCCTTCCTCGAAGATACAGGATTCCCGGTACCCGCCTACCTCCCGGATCTCAACGGACATTTTGTGGCGGAACATGGAAACGATCATTATCAACTCTCTCCGTTCATTCCCGGCACCCCCCTGCCACAACCGGAATTCATCGAAGACAAAGAACGGGGCCACAACCTCGGCGCCGTCCTTGCTGCATTGCATAACGCCGGTACGAATATCCGGGAATTCGACACTGAACCGCCGTTTGTTTTGGAAGACTATGTCAACGACCTCATGGCAAAGGTTGCACCTCGTCAACCGATAATTCATGACGCACTGCTCCCGGTTCTTGATTCACTCGCTCCTCTTTTCGAAGCATGGGACGACCTACCTAAAGCATTGTGTCACGGAGATTTCCACCCGCTCAACACTATTTGGCGCGATCAGTCCGTTGCCGCAGTGATTGACTGGGAATTCATCGGAATCCGGCCCGCACTGTTCGACGTAGCCAACTGTCTCGGCTGTGTCGGGATTGAAGACCCACTGGCCCTCGTTCGCGGCCTGACTCCGGCACTACTCTCGACGCTTCAGGATACCGGTTGTCTTGAAAAAACAAACTTTGCCCTCTTGCCGGAACTCCTCATCGGCATGCGGTTTGCCTGGATGTCTGAATGGCTCAGACGGCACGACACCGAGATGATCGATATTGAAATTAGTTACATACGCCTGCTTACCAACTCCATTGATTCCCTTCTTCCCGCTTGGAAAAACATCTTGGGGCAACCATGA
- a CDS encoding YdiU family protein yields MIFDNTYARLPNRFFQRINPVVVEKPSLIRVNTPLAKELGLPLPDNHLQLAELFSGNVLMEGMEPIAQAYAGHQFGNFVHQLGDGRAVLLGEMISKRRKRFDIQLKGSGQTQFSRSGDGRSPLGPVIREYILSEAMHTLGIPTTRALAMVATGETVHRETPLSGAIMTRVAASFIRVGTFEYFAARNDEDALKKLADYAIQRHYPEALEADNPYAAFFNAVCHTQAELLAQWMCIGFIHGVMNTDNTTISGETIDYGPCAFMDQYNPAQVFSSIDHQGRYAYNQQPLIAQWNMGCLGGCLIPLLHTDEQTAHNLGEDILATFTPAFAHHYRTGLCAKIGLSTESNRGFAHAKRLLEIMHEDHVDFTESFRILGDSITDAAPFEALFSSRKTIVQWIAEWQELLNKETRFENEISRAMHATNPAFIPRNHRVEEAIRAAEDREDFSPTHKLIEILSTPYADQPDHQEYRTPPGPSERVHQTFCGT; encoded by the coding sequence ATGATTTTTGACAACACCTATGCTCGGCTCCCCAATCGATTCTTTCAACGGATCAACCCCGTTGTTGTAGAAAAACCCAGCCTCATTCGCGTGAACACTCCGTTGGCGAAAGAACTCGGCCTTCCCCTCCCTGACAATCACCTTCAGTTGGCCGAACTTTTTTCCGGCAATGTACTCATGGAAGGCATGGAGCCGATAGCCCAAGCCTATGCAGGCCACCAGTTCGGAAACTTCGTCCATCAACTGGGAGATGGCCGTGCCGTACTTCTAGGGGAAATGATTTCCAAGCGAAGAAAACGGTTCGACATCCAGCTCAAAGGGTCCGGGCAAACCCAATTTTCACGAAGTGGCGATGGTCGCTCTCCGCTGGGACCCGTCATCCGGGAATACATATTGTCCGAAGCCATGCACACCCTCGGCATCCCCACCACCCGCGCATTGGCAATGGTTGCCACCGGGGAAACTGTTCACCGGGAAACGCCATTGTCCGGAGCAATCATGACACGTGTGGCCGCCAGTTTTATCAGAGTCGGTACCTTTGAATATTTTGCGGCAAGAAACGACGAAGACGCACTCAAGAAATTGGCTGACTACGCCATTCAACGCCACTATCCAGAAGCACTTGAAGCGGACAATCCATATGCGGCATTTTTCAATGCCGTTTGTCATACACAGGCCGAACTGCTGGCCCAATGGATGTGTATAGGTTTCATTCACGGAGTAATGAATACCGACAACACCACTATTTCCGGCGAGACCATCGACTACGGTCCATGCGCTTTCATGGACCAATACAACCCGGCTCAGGTCTTCAGCTCCATCGACCATCAAGGGCGATATGCCTATAACCAACAACCTCTCATAGCCCAATGGAACATGGGTTGCTTGGGCGGTTGCCTCATCCCGCTTCTGCACACGGACGAACAAACTGCCCACAACCTCGGCGAAGATATCCTCGCCACATTCACTCCGGCCTTTGCTCACCATTACCGGACTGGTTTGTGCGCCAAAATCGGCCTTTCCACAGAAAGCAATCGTGGATTCGCTCACGCTAAACGACTGCTTGAAATCATGCATGAGGACCATGTGGATTTCACGGAATCATTCCGCATTCTAGGGGACTCGATCACGGACGCGGCACCATTTGAAGCGCTCTTTTCCTCTCGGAAAACAATTGTACAATGGATCGCGGAATGGCAGGAATTGTTGAATAAAGAAACACGGTTCGAAAATGAAATTAGCCGCGCCATGCATGCAACCAACCCCGCCTTCATTCCACGAAATCATCGCGTTGAAGAGGCGATTCGGGCAGCGGAAGATCGCGAGGATTTTTCCCCTACCCACAAATTGATCGAGATTTTAAGCACACCATACGCAGACCAGCCGGACCATCAGGAATATCGCACCCCGCCGGGACCATCGGAACGGGTTCACCAAACATTTTGCGGCACCTGA